One Sphingomonas limnosediminicola DNA segment encodes these proteins:
- a CDS encoding F0F1 ATP synthase subunit B: MSDPQPQNPGQPVEHPEAVASVQHDGGALHEEPTAFGLAAPAYISLAMIVVIAIMIWKKVPAAISKALDSKIATIRDQLAEAESLRKEAEALKAEYEAKSASADKDRAALLGRAKHEAEEIVAKAQRDAEALVERRTRMAEEKIAAEERAAVDQLRAAAADAATKAAARLIAERHDAGTDAQIVDRAIKDIAGR, translated from the coding sequence ATGTCTGATCCGCAGCCGCAGAATCCCGGCCAGCCCGTCGAGCATCCGGAAGCCGTCGCTTCCGTCCAGCATGACGGCGGCGCACTTCACGAGGAGCCTACGGCGTTCGGCCTTGCCGCACCTGCCTATATCTCGTTGGCGATGATCGTCGTCATCGCGATCATGATATGGAAGAAGGTGCCGGCCGCGATCAGCAAGGCGCTGGACTCGAAAATCGCCACGATCCGCGACCAGCTCGCCGAGGCGGAATCGCTGCGCAAGGAAGCCGAAGCCCTGAAGGCCGAATATGAGGCGAAGTCGGCATCGGCGGACAAGGATCGCGCTGCGCTTCTCGGGCGCGCGAAGCACGAAGCCGAAGAGATTGTCGCCAAGGCCCAGCGCGATGCCGAAGCGCTCGTCGAGCGCCGCACGCGCATGGCAGAGGAGAAGATCGCCGCCGAAGAGCGCGCCGCTGTCGATCAGCTTCGCGCCGCTGCCGCCGACGCCGCGACCAAGGCCGCCGCGCGCCTGATCGCCGAGCGACACGATGCGGGCACGGATGCCCAGATCGTCGATCGCGCGATCAAGGATATCGCGGGCCGCTAA
- a CDS encoding DUF4163 domain-containing protein, with the protein MILALALVTASGADAKAVKIVRNSSALEFSYAWPAQAAAIPALNRWMQTDADKIFKREAAAARSDFQNSKKSNYPFHQHEIQMAWETAGQSTRLLSLDGSFYGFTGGAHGLGSSSALLWDGARNAKIDIQQLLAVGQTWTGAIRQPFCVLLNRERAKRREEPIKPGGMFTECPAYKELTVLIADKNSNNRFDHVQVTADPYVAGPYVEGPYVIDLPITAAMIDRLKPEFRPSFEPQRPVQ; encoded by the coding sequence ATGATTTTGGCCTTGGCGCTCGTGACCGCCTCAGGCGCCGACGCCAAAGCGGTGAAGATCGTGCGCAACAGCAGCGCGCTGGAATTCAGTTATGCCTGGCCGGCGCAGGCCGCGGCGATCCCCGCGCTCAACCGCTGGATGCAAACCGACGCCGACAAGATTTTCAAGCGCGAAGCCGCTGCGGCCAGGAGCGACTTCCAGAATTCGAAGAAGAGCAACTATCCCTTCCATCAGCACGAAATTCAGATGGCTTGGGAAACGGCAGGCCAGTCTACACGCCTGCTCTCGCTCGACGGCAGCTTCTACGGCTTCACCGGCGGTGCGCACGGGCTCGGCTCGAGCTCGGCGCTTCTATGGGACGGCGCCCGCAACGCGAAGATCGACATCCAGCAGCTTTTGGCCGTGGGCCAGACCTGGACCGGCGCAATCCGCCAGCCTTTCTGCGTCCTGCTGAACCGCGAGCGTGCCAAGCGCCGCGAGGAGCCGATCAAGCCGGGCGGGATGTTCACCGAATGCCCGGCCTACAAGGAGCTGACGGTCCTTATCGCCGACAAGAATTCGAACAATCGCTTCGATCATGTCCAGGTGACGGCCGACCCTTATGTTGCCGGCCCCTATGTCGAAGGTCCCTATGTGATCGACCTGCCCATCACCGCGGCGATGATTGACCGTCTGAAGCCCGAATTCCGCCCGTCCTTCGAGCCTCAGCGCCCCGTGCAGTAA
- a CDS encoding F0F1 ATP synthase subunit C: protein MDFASAQVIGAGLAAIGVGAAAVGVGNVFGSFLESALRNPAAADSQQGRLFIGFAAAELLGLIAFAVAMIILYAR from the coding sequence ATGGATTTCGCTTCCGCTCAGGTCATCGGTGCCGGTCTCGCGGCGATTGGCGTCGGTGCTGCCGCCGTCGGCGTCGGTAACGTCTTCGGTTCGTTCCTCGAGAGCGCGCTGCGCAACCCGGCGGCTGCTGACAGCCAGCAGGGCCGTCTCTTCATCGGCTTCGCCGCGGCGGAGCTTCTGGGCCTCATCGCGTTCGCCGTCGCGATGATCATTCTCTACGCGCGTTAA
- a CDS encoding AtpZ/AtpI family protein, whose product MAEDESAEVPKLPPDARLESLDERLDRLQQAEAKRTGDVEPNPSDRLWQQLFGQLIGAPVGGAVIGWGLDSLAGAAGHRTFPLFFLLMLFFGFGVGVRNIMRLSKTRSTPGN is encoded by the coding sequence ATGGCAGAGGACGAGAGCGCAGAGGTTCCGAAGCTTCCACCAGACGCACGGCTCGAATCGCTCGATGAGCGGCTCGACCGATTGCAGCAGGCGGAAGCGAAACGGACCGGAGATGTGGAGCCGAACCCGAGCGATCGGTTGTGGCAGCAACTCTTCGGCCAGCTGATCGGCGCTCCGGTAGGCGGCGCAGTGATCGGCTGGGGTCTGGACAGCCTGGCCGGAGCGGCCGGTCACCGGACCTTTCCGTTGTTCTTTCTGCTGATGCTGTTCTTCGGATTCGGCGTCGGCGTGAGGAACATCATGCGGCTTTCAAAGACCCGGTCGACGCCGGGCAACTGA
- a CDS encoding ATPase, whose protein sequence is MPQIEQLPFIFFSQLFWLLVVFGIIFFVIGRGMLPKIQGTVELRDKKIADDLERAQAARSEAEATEAEWRARMDAARGEAARLAQEAKQSSAQATEAKVNAAADQINVKVEAASAKIRSAVDAARAEIEAVAADATREMVDRLTGIQVDPKDAAQAVKGKLNV, encoded by the coding sequence ATGCCTCAGATAGAACAACTTCCGTTCATCTTCTTCTCGCAGCTCTTTTGGCTGCTGGTCGTGTTCGGGATCATCTTCTTCGTCATTGGGCGAGGGATGCTTCCGAAGATCCAGGGCACGGTTGAGCTGCGTGACAAGAAGATCGCTGACGACCTTGAGCGCGCGCAAGCCGCACGATCCGAGGCGGAGGCGACGGAGGCCGAGTGGCGCGCCCGCATGGATGCTGCTCGCGGCGAGGCAGCGCGCCTTGCCCAAGAGGCCAAGCAGTCGAGTGCCCAGGCGACCGAAGCCAAGGTCAATGCTGCAGCCGACCAGATCAACGTCAAGGTCGAGGCTGCCTCAGCGAAGATCCGCTCGGCCGTCGACGCGGCACGGGCGGAGATCGAGGCCGTTGCGGCCGACGCCACGCGCGAGATGGTCGACCGCCTTACCGGCATCCAGGTCGATCCCAAGGACGCCGCGCAGGCAGTGAAGGGCAAGCTCAATGTCTGA
- a CDS encoding CBS domain-containing protein encodes MKVSEVMTRDVQTVSPDQPVREAASFMLSADAGSIPVTEGERLIGMITDRDIAVRGVAKGHGPDTPVRDLMTDDLVVVRSDDNVEDVATKMSEAQVRRLPVIDEDNRLCGIVSLGDLSRQTDTECATQALEGVTQKGGQHQQ; translated from the coding sequence ATGAAAGTCAGTGAAGTGATGACCCGCGACGTGCAGACCGTCAGCCCGGACCAGCCGGTGCGGGAGGCCGCCTCCTTCATGCTGAGCGCAGATGCAGGCTCGATCCCCGTGACCGAGGGCGAACGGCTGATCGGCATGATCACCGACCGCGACATCGCAGTCCGCGGCGTCGCCAAGGGCCATGGCCCCGATACGCCGGTGCGCGACCTGATGACCGACGACCTCGTCGTCGTGCGCAGCGACGACAATGTCGAAGACGTTGCAACGAAGATGAGCGAAGCGCAGGTGCGCCGCCTTCCGGTGATCGACGAGGACAACCGCCTGTGCGGCATTGTCAGCCTCGGCGACCTCAGCCGCCAGACCGACACGGAATGCGCGACGCAGGCGCTGGAAGGCGTGACCCAGAAGGGCGGCCAGCACCAGCAGTAA
- a CDS encoding F0F1 ATP synthase subunit A: MAAGTKIDPMHQFTVEPLVPLHLGKYDISFTTSSAWLLVALVLIFGFMALGMKRELVPGRWQVAVEGLTGFIDDMVKVNIGPEGKKYVPYIFSLFTFILVANLLGLLPLAVIPGLHSFTTTSHFSITGVLAVMSFSIVLIVGFWRHGLHFFSLFVPHGTPIVMVPLIFAIEFISFMVRPFSLGLRLFVAMIAGHILMEVFGSFIVSGFNGGAVGIGVGALSFVFIVGVAALELLVCAIQAYVFALLTTLYLNDAINLH; encoded by the coding sequence GTGGCGGCCGGTACCAAGATCGACCCGATGCACCAGTTCACCGTGGAGCCGCTGGTTCCGCTGCACCTGGGCAAATACGACATCAGCTTCACCACCAGCTCGGCGTGGCTGCTGGTGGCTCTCGTGCTGATTTTCGGTTTCATGGCGCTTGGCATGAAGCGTGAGCTGGTGCCCGGGCGCTGGCAGGTCGCCGTCGAAGGGCTGACTGGCTTCATCGACGACATGGTCAAGGTGAATATCGGGCCTGAAGGCAAGAAGTACGTCCCGTACATCTTCTCGCTTTTCACCTTCATTCTCGTCGCGAACCTGCTCGGTCTTCTGCCCCTGGCGGTCATTCCGGGCTTGCACAGCTTCACTACGACCAGCCATTTCTCCATCACTGGCGTGCTCGCCGTGATGAGCTTTTCGATCGTGCTGATCGTCGGTTTCTGGCGCCACGGTCTTCATTTCTTCTCGCTGTTCGTGCCCCACGGCACACCGATTGTGATGGTCCCCCTGATCTTCGCGATCGAGTTCATCTCGTTCATGGTCCGCCCGTTCAGCCTGGGTCTCCGACTGTTCGTCGCGATGATCGCCGGCCACATCCTGATGGAAGTGTTCGGAAGCTTCATTGTCAGCGGTTTCAACGGCGGTGCGGTAGGCATTGGCGTGGGCGCTCTGAGCTTCGTCTTCATCGTCGGCGTTGCCGCGCTGGAGCTGCTGGTTTGCGCGATCCAGGCTTACGTGTTCGCGCTGCTGACGACGCTCTATCTCAACGACGCAATCAATCTTCACTAA